From the genome of Palaemon carinicauda isolate YSFRI2023 chromosome 36, ASM3689809v2, whole genome shotgun sequence:
atattatttcatcGATTAAAAAGAATTTTCTATAATTATGAGCGATTAATACCTTTTTTCCTAAACATTATTCCGTACTGCcattaacttttctcttgaaatacttttaCCAAATTTTGTTTTCTTCAATATGTTCTTCCAAATTCGCCTTTGATTTCCATCAATGATTACTATTCAGCTCTGTCACTCCCCTTTTttctgaaatactttttttttttttctaatgaagatTTTCCTTAAGAAGCTCACCCAAAATTCGTCTTTTGCTCCTTTCTCCTAAAATACCTTATCCAAAAATGAAGATAATCTTTAAGAACTTCCCCCAAAAATTCCCTTTTCACTCCCTTCTGAAATACCTTTCCCCCCAAAAAGGAAGATTTCTTGAAGAACTTCCCATAAAATCCATCATTCCCTTCCttctgaattatttttttccaaaaaataaagATTGCTTTAAAGATCTTCCCCCAAAAGTTTTACTTTCCCTTCTTTCTGAAATACCACTCCCCCAAAAATAAAGATTTCCTTAAAGATCTTCCCCAAAAAATTCTACTTTCCCTTCCTTCTGAAatacatttcccccccccccaaggaatgAAGATTTCCTCAAAGAACTTCCCCTAAAATCCATCATTCCCTTCCTTCTGAATTAATTATTTCCAAAAAATAAAGATTTCCTTAAAGATCTTCCCCAAAAAATTCTACTTTCCCTTCCTTCTGAaatacattcccccccccccaaggaatgAAGATTTCCTCAAAGAACTTCCCCTAAAATCCATCATTCCCTTCCTTCTGAATTAATTATTTCCAAAAAATAAAGATTTCCTTAAAGATCTTCCCCAAAAAATTCTACTTTCCCTTCCTTCTGAAATACCTATCCCCCAAAGAATGAAGATTTCTTCAAAGAACTTCCCCCTAAAATCCATCATTCCCTCCCACCAATGACTCctctctccccccttcccccctaCAGATGATCGCCCTCTTGTGCCTGGCCTCTATGGCCCTCGCCGCTCCCCAGACTGGCACCCTGACGCCGGACCACTACGCCAAGACCATTCGCGACGAAAGAGTCGACCAAGGGGACGGCAACTTCAACTACGTCTTCGCCGCCGACAACGGCATTGAGACGGAAGTCGTAGGAGCCCCTGGACCCGAAGGAGCCGTCACTATGAGAGGATACTACGTGTGAGTGATCTGAAATTATACCTCGTATTTCTCCTAGCGTTAATAGATTCAATTCTTCAAAGGAAACTTTGATGttactaagggttgtggtggccgatgcggtaacgtcccagactggtgaacgccagactgaggttcgattaCCGCTCaagctagttagtttctttggtcgcaacctcactatccttgtgagctaatgatggggggtttgggggaacctataggtctaactgccgagtcatcagcagtaattgcctggccctccttggtcgtagcttgggtggagagggggcttgggtgctgatcgtatgtatatatggtcagtctctagggaattgtactgcttgctagggcaatgtcactggcctttgcccctgccattcatgagcgaccttttaaactttTAAGGGAAATTGCTACGTGCATTTTTACtagattttttctttcttatttatttttcatcagttggttttgaacgttataaataactacataatttacatattaatCTCCAATAGCTATCTACAGCGCTAAAACAATACTGATGAAATATTGATAAATACGAGAAAAAATGATTTCTGAGCTATGTAGATCACTACATAATTTACTTGTAAATCTCCGTTTTAGTCCTCTAAAAGCCTAGCATCTACTTCACTCTATATGTCCAATCTACTCCAAACCCATACCATAAGATAAGGACTCGACTTATTAAACATTTGAATCCAGGACTGACCACTTTAAGACAAATAGAAAAAACTCCACTTATCAAATTTTTTTATTCCAGAACTATCCACCTTAAGCCAAAAGCCACTTTTAAAACATTTGAATCCAGAACTGATCACTTTAAGCCAAATTGGAAAAACTACTTTTTAAACATTTGAATCCCGAACTGACCACTTTACGTCAAACTGGAAAACTCCACTTTTTAAACATTTTAATCCAGAACTGACCACTTTAAGCCAAATTGGAAAAACTCCACTTTTTCAACATTTGAATCCAGAACTGATCACTTTAAGCCAAATTGGAAAAACTCCACTTTTTCAACATTTGAATCCAGAACTGATCACTTTAAGCCAAATTGGAAAAACTCCACTTGTATACATTTGAATCCAGAACTGACCCCTTTAAGCAACATTGGAAAAACTCTACTTTTTAAACATTTGATCCACAACTGACCACTttaagccaaataaaaaaaaaacctaactcaTAAAACATTTGAATCCAGAACTTCAACTCGACTAACCTAGCCATTTCTTTAACTCAACTAACAAACCTATTTCTTTCCAGACTGCCCCTGGAATCAGGCGGACTCGCCCGCGTCGAGTTCGTGGCCAACGAAGCCGGCTTCCAGCCCCAGAGCGACCTCctgcccaccccccaccccctccccgaaCACGTCCACGAACTCATTCGCATCGCTGAAGAATTTGAACGCCAGGGAGTCAAGTTCAACGACCAAGGCGAACGCATTAACTAAAGACTCGCGATCCAGATGTTCCAGTTGGGAAGAGACGGTACAAGCGCTGTTAATATGGTCTCGATTTCCTGTTACTTCCGAAGGGTGtaaatgcttgtgtgtgtgtgatggaaatgtaaatatatatataaatacatattctcttcagtcattatgaaaatatttcgttttatttctctttgatttatggtcatacatacatgcatacatataccaaggcacttcccccaattttgggggggtagccgacatcaacaaatgaaacaaaacaaaaaaggggacctctactctctacgttcctccagcctaacaaggaactcaaccgagttcagctggtcaTAGATGGctaatatccatatattttttaatgtttttattttatatctgaTCACATAGATTAGGACTGTCAAGTGTATCTTATTCATGCTGGTTCAATGGCAGTAAATAAGATGCTAATATGTTAAATTATCATATAACATTCTATCAtcagaaaaaaaggacaaaattcaattggttgaatcgctggaactttaGAAGTCCAAACTTTGCGCAGATCAATCTTGTTGAGTTTATTGCTACAAGTCTCATAACTTTGTTATTTTTCATCATTTGTCCAAGTTTCTTTTCATTACTGGGCTTGTAACTCGGTTTGTAACGATGATAATAAGCATAACAATAATATGGAGACTATATAACCACTGAGGATACTGAGGCCTCAAATCTtaaaagtagactgagatggtctggacatgttcTGGGAATGATGGAGAATCAGTCAGAGGGTCAGAGTTAGTAAGGTGACCACCACGGGAGGCTATTTACCCTCGGCGCGTAAATCCCTCCTTTTATGGAATTAAAGGAGGAACACAGAACCATTAGAAAAATCTATGAGGTGAATACAAaagtagtctattggaaacgtactTGCCTTGCGATCACCTAGATCCGGGTTCGAtacccgttcaaactcgatagtttcttgtagtgtctgcaacctcaacatcagtgagctaaggatggtgagtttggagagcctatgggtctacctttggagtcagcagcagccattgcctggccctcgctggtcctagaTTAGATGGAGAAGGCACTTAGCCCTGATCAtaggaatatatggtcagtctctaattcgtctagggcattgtcctgctagagtattgctgtggcctgattggtaacgtctatgcctggtgtttgccagttgggggttcgagtcccgctcagaatcgttagtgccattagtgtctgcaaccttaccttccttgtgggttaaggttgtggggtttgggggagcctatagatctatctgctgagtcatcagaagccactgcctggccctccctggtcctagcttgggcggagaggaggcttgggcgctgatcatataatatatggtcagtctctagggcattgtcctgcttgctagggcaatgtcactgtccattgcctctgccattcatgggcgacctttaaaccttcaaactgtcccttgtctttgtcaTTTAtgagtgctgtgtgtgtgtgtgcgtgtacagtaGACCTTAAAGTTTTCAAGAAACAGGTTTTAAAGTTAAAATCTAAATTTCTATTGCAGATTCTTATCTCATAATCTATTTTTCATCTCTTTATTTGCTGTTTCTTTTCTTATctattatatttaatatctataatatttttccttccaaatttaatcaGACGAGCTCTATAAAAGTCAAAGTTGACTCACTGGACTGGTGAATCTCTTCCCTCTTAATTATAATATACAAAAGACCCCAAGAGGGATGACTCTAACCCAGGAcaatggtagaccatggtacacaggctatggcaccaccctacacaggttaaaaaaaaaaccgtaattctaatcggaaattcccggcaaaaataaactgttttcagccgtatttcagtaaaatgcaggcgaccgtagttgttacccttctttgttattatcttttacgggttggtgaccgtaataccactcctttacgtcaatatatccgttttttaaaacggtaaatgtctggcaacatttattccaggattttttaaggttttttaacGGCAGTTTCAATAGTGTagattagaaaaatataatttatttaatttgaaaTAGGCGAATTAGAATCaaatactctctcctctctctctctctctctctctctctctctctctctctctctttttttttttttttttttttttttttttttagaaaccttAACAATAACAAGGGGGTGTGGCTTCAAAAGCTTTTAAGGGAAGGTAGGTTCGATTGGTGGACTGCTAATCTGACGTTGAAACTTTGGTTCGTTTTAATTCAGTACTTGATAAGCTGGTTATCGAGTTAAATGATTTAAATATTTGTGGTTTCTGAACCAGTAGGACAATGAAAAgctttaaattccactcatgaatggtagaggcaagggacagagccattgctctatcaagcaggacaatgccctagagactgaccatatatacaattgATCAGCACTTAAGCCtaccctccacccaagctatgaccaaggagggccaggcaatagctgcccgTGCCTCAGCAGCTAGATCTATACGCTTCCCTAAAGCCCCCAATCATAGATCATAAGAatcgtgaggttgcagcgagcaaagaatctaacgagttttgagcgggactcgaaccccagtctggtgatcaccagtcagggacgttaccacgtaggccACGTAGAGTTTGAAAGCTCAAAAAATGGCTGTAGCAAATAACATTTAATGACAACAAAATTCCTACTTGATTTGTCGTTTTAAAAGATCCTTCGTGTCTTAAATATCTGATCCTTCAAATCCTAAAATAAGACCTTGGCTGTCCTGAGCTCTAAGCTAACAGCAAAATGacgggaaatattattattattattattattattattattattattattactattattattattattattattattattattattattattattattattattattattattcacttactATGATGCTGGATATCTCAGATGACTGATGCTGCTAAACTTCTgatgttttgtaaatgtttttgGATTGATGTTGAAGATTACATTTTGTCTTTGACATTGGAGTGACTTTCTGCAATTGCAATGAGCGCGAAGGtaaaaaaattaattgttgatTTATTTGGTGTTTTTATGATTAAGCGCAAGTACAAacgaacaacggtttgattttggagtgacctcaaTTGAAAAgcagattacagtgcagtagttaaccccttaattgaagaagaattgttctgtTATCTTTATGCTCTCTGGTGTCTGAGGAAAGAAGAgaaagtaggccagactattcgacgtatgtataggcaaaggaaaaatgagctgtaaccagagagagatacaAATCTAGAAATATTTtgctactttaaaggtttaaaggccgctcatgaatgacattgccaagggatagtgacaatgtcgttgctagcaggacaatgccgtagagactaagtatagtcaattctttttagcgaggcagatttgcaccggctcgcaggggtgcccttttagctcggaaaagtttcctgttcgctgatttgttggacaagatatttctagccaatcagagagcaggaaacgtttctgagctaaaagggctcccGCTGCGGTCGGtgcaaaatgcgcctcattaagaaaatgtactatatatacatatgatcagcgcccatggtcccactccacccaaggtaggaccaggaagagccaggtaatggctggttatgacctataggcttctcaaaaacacccaatccttacctcaccaagatggtgaggttgcaggcagtGCAAGAAACTGAcgaacttgagcgtgactcgaaccccagtccgaccgatcaccaggcaaggacgtttcgaATAGGCCAACATAATACTCTAGGGGTAgcatctcaaagggtggctggtgtcttggccaacctttACCTCCTAAGTTTCAGGATGTTGAAACTTCTCTTCAACTTCCAGATGTTATacgatcaccatgcaaggacgtttcGAACAGTCCACCACAAtgctctagtggtagcatctcaaagggtggctgttgCCTTGGTCAACCTTTACCTCCTAAGTTTCAGGATGTTGAAACTTCTCTTTAACTTCCAGATGTTATAATCAGGAATGTGTTTCCAATTACTGTCCAACATCAGATGTTTAAGTTTACGTAAGATTTTTTGTGAACATATTTGAATAACAGTttgttatatagatttatttaaggGCTATTTGCATAAATTCTTTTACCGACTTTTTAATAGAAACACATTCTATGAATCtctaaaaattttctttattttttatattacttcttttaataattctttaaaccattttttttcttctaaatttcttatttcatttttgtgtgtgtttgaacattATAATAAGTAGGTATTGAAAGGGTCAAATGGAGAGATGAAATAGTAcatatatcaataaaaacattcatgtatataaatgagtatgtgtatatatatatatatatatatacatatgtatatgtatgtacatgtatgtatatactgtatatacatacatatatatatatatatatatgtgtgtgtatgtgtgtatatgtatatattaatataaatatatacaagaatgtataggaatatacatatatatataatatatatatatatgtatatatatgtatatatgtgtgtgtatgtatatgcatatatttatataaacatatacaagaatttattggaatatatatatatatatatatatatctacatatatatattattatatatgtaagcgtatatatttatataaagttatataagaatatatataataatgtatatatatatatatatatatagatatacatatatgtatatatatatatatatatatgtgtgtgtgtgtgtgtgtgtgtgtgtgtgtgcataaaaccATAACAGTACtcttttagattctctctctctctctctctctctctctctctctctctcctagatcaaCTCACACCTAGTCTAAATATATTACACCCGTGGGACCTACAACTTCCTCCCAAAGAACTTGCTAAGATACTAAATGACTGAACTTTCTGGCGTCGCCCTATTCCATGGAAAAAGTTCTATGGCAAAGAGGAAATAAAAGTGTACTCTTGTTTCTTCAAAAGTCTTTAGGGGTGGTGTTGCAAGCCTTACACCTTTTTATTCTCCGTAGTAATCCAGTGGCCTGATAATATCCATGAGTTCCATTGTGATACAGTACTGACATAAGTAATACTGACCCTTTCTTTTGGTGACGTTAATTAGCAATATTCTACGATAAATGATTTATTAGGCCTTGGAATCTATTCCCAAACATTTACCATTAATAGTTGAGTGATTCATTTCCAATGCTTCATTTAATAACTTTTTATGGCATTACCGGACGTTTTGGCGTATTTGACTTACTTTTTTAGGTATTAGGTGTAATAAGGGAACATAGATTAACTCTTCAAGAAAATGAGTCCagaccaaaaaagaaagaaagaggaaatagaaaaccaacTGTTGTTTTCCTTCCCCAAAAATAACAAAAGTTATTTCATTAATCTGACTTACCAAAAATTAATCTTATTCAAAGTTGATGTAAAAGCATAGCATATTCATGACTCACCTATGCAttaatttattctctttttttcaacATCATGAAAAGTTAATAACAGAATCAGATATCTTAACGAAAGATGAATTAGAGAAATAGAAATCTTAAGAAATAGCTTATTCGGTAAAGAAGAAACACAAGAACTTTATAGAATAAGTATTGATTGTTAATAATGTGATTCCGGTTCTGAAGGATTCATTAGCATTAAAAATTCCCCCTTTCATCGCTAATATAGGACTCACGGGAAATACAGGTTTCTGTTTGGTCAAGACATCTCCTGAGGTCATGTAAGCCTTGTCTTCAGGCCTGAAGTAGATGACCTTCTGAAAAGTGGTCCTTGTAGAATGTTGCTTTTTGATCTCCTAAAGGAACATAAATCCCTCTCTCCCCATTTCCCTACCTCCTCCCCATCCCTCTTTCCTTCCCAAATCCCTCAACCCATCTCAAGCCTCCTGAAGGAGGTATAAAAGGACCCGAGACTCATCTTGGCAGCATCAGTCATCTGAGATATCCAGCACCATGAACTCAGTAAGTGAAACACGAAATTCCTATATGTCAGCTTCAAATTCAGGACTTCCAGGGTGATATTCTAAGATACTGGGGAGTTAATTCTTTTGAATCAAGGGTCTTATTCCTACAAATTGAATGGGAATTTCTTTAAGGCTAAAAATGTCATATCTAACAGCCCAAAGTTCATAATTATGCAAATTATTGGGCCATACTCTTAAAGATGGGGAATTTtataactatcaaaataaaaaagcaaattCTCTTTAATTATGAAGAATAATAGAGTTTGAAGGCTTCAAATAATGTTAAATAGTTTTTTATCCACTGGTTTTAAGCTTAAGGGAATACCTTTCCTGAATTAATGAATCAAATATCCAATTAACTCTTAATCAACCGTAaacattttcttcctcttctttctcgtAGGCGATCATTGCCTTCTTCGGTATCCTGGCCGTGTCCCTGGCCTCTGCACAGACCCAGGACCGCGTCGTGGCCCTCCTTCGGGATGACAGAGTCGACCAGGGTGATGGTAACTTCAACTACGCCTTCGCCGCCGACAACGGCCTCGAGATGGAGGTGGTGGGCGCCCCTGGAGCCGAGGGTGCCGTCGGCATGAGAGGATTCTACGTGTGAGTGATTTGTCAAAGGAGGATCTGGAACGTTCGTCTTGCTTTGACTTGTGTCTGTTTACATTTCATGAAATACCTAATCTATAAGAaaataacatttcatgaaataaagaaTGACACTAATAGTTTAACTTGAATTTCAGGAACTGTTTTCCGATAGCAAATCTAAATGAATTGCTTGAGCACAAATAAAGATTTCGTTCCTTTCCAGACTTCCCCTGGAAAGCGGAGGAGTGGCCCGAGTGGAATTCGTGGCCGATGCCgctggattccagccttccagcgATATCCTGCCAACGCCTCATCCCCTTCCAGAACACGTCTTCGAACTCTTGGAAATCGCCGAGGAATTCCGCCGACAGGGAGTTCAGTTCGACAACCAGGGACGTCGTCTCAACTAGACGTTATGACGTTCCAGATGATCCAGTTGTGAAGGAGGCGTTCCAGGAACTGTTCCAGACGTTCCAGGGACTCCACTTCTTAACCTAACCAAGGCTCTGTTAAAGGTGTAAATGCGGGTGTGATGTTATTTTAAAAATGcgaaaatatatttcatgttcaAACTTACGTCATTTGTGATATTTCTTATGATTTCctggaattataatataaggtaacgGTTCAATGCTGGAAAACTGCAATTTCAAACTGGGAGTCATGCCATGTTTTAAGGATCCAGGTAGAGAAACTGGAATATCAGCAAATCAACTATGGATTCCAGGGGATTTCCTAATAACATTTTCTAAGGTttaagtggcattgccctatcaagcaggacaatgccatagagactgaccacagtGCCCAAGCACCatttccacccatgctaggaccaaggaggtccaggcactggctgctgatgactcagcaatagacctataggctcccctaaaccccccatcctaagctcataaggatggtgaggttgcagcaaccaaaagaactagcaaatttgagcggtactcgaaccaaagtctggcgatcaccaggcaatgacgttaccaataggccaccaaaaccttgcataatgattaatgattattcCTGAACTGTTTCCACATGACTTTTTCAAAGTATTACGGCATAACTTTCATAACAAATGTTATTGTCACGTACACCCTGCTTGTGGTCACGTGAAGGAAccctggtcaccagctcgcttgaggggaatgcgatttatcagcatccaccggagaagaggttgtctccatgccaaattgccaacgaatggttttctgcctcccaccttgtcttgcagattttgttggggggccttgaggcggagcttgacggacaacggccaggagggcgtaggcctgccggacataactggattactatgacgaggatgacactgattggttttcggcctctgacgtcatgaggtcacaccctacggtgtcggagatgccttacgatacccgccggg
Proteins encoded in this window:
- the LOC137628420 gene encoding cuticle protein AMP2-like, which encodes MKSMIALLCLASMALAAPQTGTLTPDHYAKTIRDERVDQGDGNFNYVFAADNGIETEVVGAPGPEGAVTMRGYYVLPLESGGLARVEFVANEAGFQPQSDLLPTPHPLPEHVHELIRIAEEFERQGVKFNDQGERIN
- the LOC137628421 gene encoding cuticle protein AMP2-like — translated: MNSAIIAFFGILAVSLASAQTQDRVVALLRDDRVDQGDGNFNYAFAADNGLEMEVVGAPGAEGAVGMRGFYVLPLESGGVARVEFVADAAGFQPSSDILPTPHPLPEHVFELLEIAEEFRRQGVQFDNQGRRLN